In Actinomadura citrea, a single window of DNA contains:
- the mraZ gene encoding division/cell wall cluster transcriptional repressor MraZ has product MFLGTHSPRLDDKGRLFLPAKYREELSGGLVITKGQERCLYVFPMAEFQRITEALRAAPVTEKAVRSYSRVFFASASDEVTDKQGRVTIPPPLRKYAGLTRDCTVIGANTRLEIWDTQAWETYLEQEEQTFSDVSEEVLPGIL; this is encoded by the coding sequence GTGTTTCTCGGCACTCACTCACCGCGCCTCGACGACAAGGGACGACTGTTCCTGCCGGCGAAGTACCGCGAGGAGCTGTCGGGGGGATTGGTGATCACGAAGGGCCAGGAACGCTGCCTGTACGTCTTCCCCATGGCGGAGTTCCAGCGGATAACCGAGGCTCTGCGTGCCGCGCCGGTCACCGAGAAGGCGGTCCGGAGCTACAGCCGGGTCTTCTTCGCCAGCGCCTCCGACGAGGTAACCGACAAGCAGGGCCGCGTCACGATTCCCCCGCCGCTGCGCAAGTACGCGGGGCTCACCCGCGACTGCACGGTCATCGGGGCCAACACGCGTCTGGAGATCTGGGACACCCAGGCATGGGAGACCTACCTGGAGCAGGAGGAGCAGACCTTCTCCGACGTCTCGGAGGAGGTGTTGCCAGGGATTCTCTGA